Proteins from one Salvelinus namaycush isolate Seneca chromosome 34, SaNama_1.0, whole genome shotgun sequence genomic window:
- the LOC120028929 gene encoding 52 kDa repressor of the inhibitor of the protein kinase-like isoform X1, translating into MPNFCAAPNCTRKSTQSDLAFFRFPRDPERCRLWVENCRRADLEAKTSDQLNKHYRLCAKHFDPAMVCKTSPYRTVLKDTAIPTIFDLTSHLKNPHSRHRKRIKELTEEDIRRIKERRLASSIEQLHSKKDIEATEGQDAAEEEIKLSPEEKEFRDYLRSLFEIVFMLGKQNIPLKTNVPEGLERDPSNFQALLEYRINAGDKALRRRFEATAVNVEYLSTAQQSQLLDVCEGTVREEILMEVRESRFFSLVTGDLVEFAGERHLPLFLRFVDQSNTLREEFLDFLPFEGDEASLVERLETQVTDGWGLRMEDCRGQAHVATGTFATKMKAVAVGLMGKYPMAMHTPCSTCALNIHLANSLPFPSVQVVMATLRKIGIFFKQSPFLQAELEKAISVYHQGNYEKATELKEACSSNWTVQHNVFELTVDLLESLLLCMDCIRDNENVKFPDAMTGDAYSIAETLADFEFIVTLVILKNALSFTRAFGKNLQGEALDVFFAANSLTAVLHSLNEVFDNIEVYHEFWFEEAVNLAATMEIPVKVPRLFLRKHRLPDTDEIPPETYFKEYVTVPVIRGIIDEVDDIFSQSNLKALKCLSLVPAIMGQMKFNTSEENHADVYRKDLPNPDTLPAELHCWKIKWKHRSKEVRLPSTIHETLQLSDVKFFPNVNCFLKVLTTLPVLMLEDSGSSETSRKRLQTYLSDTPIKHRCKSLAVLHINSHVKHDLDVMVDKYCRLYPEDEPEPEPESEISTVVM; encoded by the exons ATGCCCAATTTTTGCGCGGCTCCAAATTGTACCAGGAAGAGCACTCAATCCGATTTGGCTTTTTTCAGGTTTCCAAGAGATCCAGAAAG ATGTAGGCTCTGGGTTGAGAACTGTCGCCGGGCGGATCTGGAGGCGAAAACATCAGACCAACTCAATAAACACTACAGACTGTGTGCCAAACACTTTGACCCGGCTATGGTTTGTAAAACA AGCCCTTACAGAACAGTACTGAAGGATACTGCTATTCCAACCATATTTGATTTAACAAGCCACCTCAAAAATCCTCATAGCAGACATCGCAAGCGGATCAAAGAATTG ACTGAAGAAGACATAAGGAGAATTAAAGAGAGAAGAT TGGCATCCTCCATTGAACAGCTCCACTCAAAGAAAGACATTGAGGCAACTGAGGGTCAAGATGCCGCTGAGGAGGAAATCAAGCTATCCCCAGAGGAGAAGGAGTTCCGAGATTACCTGAGGTCTCTGTTTGAGATTGTTTTCATGCTAGGAAAGCAGAACATCCCATTGAAGACCAATGTCCCAGAAGGACTGGAGAGAGATCCCAGTAATTTCCAGGCCTTACTGGAGTACCGCATTAATGCTGGAGATAAGGCTCTGAGGAGACGGTTTGAGGCCACAGCAGTGAATGTGGAGTACCTCTCCACGGCCCAGCAGAGCCAGCTCCTAGACGTCTGTGAGGGCACTGTCAGAGAGGAGATCCTCATGGAGGTGAGAGAGAGTCGCTTCTTCTCACTGGTCACAGGGGACCTGGTGGAGTTCGCTGGGGAGAGACACCTGCCTCTCTTTCTGCGGTTTGTAGATCAGTCCAACACTCTCAGGGAGGAGTTCTTGGACTTTCTGCCGTTCGAGGGGGACGAGGCCTCACTGGTGGAGAGGCTGGAGACTCAAGTGACAGACGGGTGGGGGCTGAGGATGGAGGACTGCCGTGGCCAGGCCCATGTAGCCACCGGCACCTTTGCCACTAAGATGAAAGCTGTGGCAGTCGGACTGATGGGAAAGTACCCCATGGCAATGCACACGCCTTGTTCCACCTGCGCACTGAATATACACCTGGCCAACAGCCTTCCCTTCCCCAGTGTTCAGGTTGTCATGGCAACCCTGAGAAAGATTGGCATCTTCTTTAAGCAGTCTCCATTCTTGCAGGCTGAGCTGGAGAAGGCCATCTCTGTTTACCACCAGGGAAATTATGAGAAGGCAACCGAGCTGAAGGAGGCCTGCAGCTCTAACTGGACAGTGCAGCACAACGTGTTTGAACTGACTGTGGACCTGCTCGAGTCCCTCCTGCTGTGCATGGATTGCATTCGGGACAATGAGAATGTCAAGTTCCCTGACGCTATGACTGGGGACGCCTACTCAATCGCAGAGACCCTGGCTGACTTTGAGTTTATTGTCACCTTGGTCATCCTGAAAAATGCGCTTTCTTTCACACGAGCCTTCGGCAAAAACCTGCAAGGGGAGGCCCTTGATGTGTTCTTCGCTGCCAACAGTCTAACAGCTGTCCTGCACTCTCTGAATGAAGTCTTCGACAACATCGAGGTCTACCATGAGTTTTGGTTTGAGGAGGCTGTGAATTTGGCGGCTACCATGGAGATCCCTGTGAAGGTGCCTCGTCTGTTCCTCCGGAAGCACCGATTGCCCGACACAGACGAGATCCCGCCAGAGACTTACTTCAAGGAGTACGTGACGGTCCCGGTGATCCGCGGCATCATCGATGAAGTGGACGACATCTTCTCCCAGAGCAACCTCAAAGCCCTCAAGTGCCTGTCACTGGTCCCTGCCATCATGGGCCAGATGAAGTTCAACACCTCAGAGGAGAACCATGCAGATGTGTATCGCAAGGACCTCCCCAACCCAGACACGCTGCCCGCTGAGCTGCATTGCTGGAAGATCAAATGGAAGCACCGGAGCAAGGAGGTCCGCCTGCCCTCCACCATCCACGAGACACTTCAGCTGTCGGACGTCAAGTTCTTCCCCAACGTCAACTGCTTCCTGAAGGTCCTGACCACCCTGCCTGTTCTGATGCTGGAGGACAGCGGCAGCTCTGAGACATCCAGGAAACGCCTGCAGACTTATCTCAGTGACACACCTATCAAACACAGGTGCAAGAGTCTAGCCGTGCTCCACATAAACTCTCATGTTAAGCATGACCTGGATGTCATGGTTGACAAATACTGCAGACTGTACCCCGAGGATGAGCCTGAACCCGAGCCTGAGTCTGAGATCAGCACCGTGGTGATGTAG
- the LOC120028929 gene encoding 52 kDa repressor of the inhibitor of the protein kinase-like isoform X2: MVCKTSPYRTVLKDTAIPTIFDLTSHLKNPHSRHRKRIKELTEEDIRRIKERRLASSIEQLHSKKDIEATEGQDAAEEEIKLSPEEKEFRDYLRSLFEIVFMLGKQNIPLKTNVPEGLERDPSNFQALLEYRINAGDKALRRRFEATAVNVEYLSTAQQSQLLDVCEGTVREEILMEVRESRFFSLVTGDLVEFAGERHLPLFLRFVDQSNTLREEFLDFLPFEGDEASLVERLETQVTDGWGLRMEDCRGQAHVATGTFATKMKAVAVGLMGKYPMAMHTPCSTCALNIHLANSLPFPSVQVVMATLRKIGIFFKQSPFLQAELEKAISVYHQGNYEKATELKEACSSNWTVQHNVFELTVDLLESLLLCMDCIRDNENVKFPDAMTGDAYSIAETLADFEFIVTLVILKNALSFTRAFGKNLQGEALDVFFAANSLTAVLHSLNEVFDNIEVYHEFWFEEAVNLAATMEIPVKVPRLFLRKHRLPDTDEIPPETYFKEYVTVPVIRGIIDEVDDIFSQSNLKALKCLSLVPAIMGQMKFNTSEENHADVYRKDLPNPDTLPAELHCWKIKWKHRSKEVRLPSTIHETLQLSDVKFFPNVNCFLKVLTTLPVLMLEDSGSSETSRKRLQTYLSDTPIKHRCKSLAVLHINSHVKHDLDVMVDKYCRLYPEDEPEPEPESEISTVVM, from the exons ATGGTTTGTAAAACA AGCCCTTACAGAACAGTACTGAAGGATACTGCTATTCCAACCATATTTGATTTAACAAGCCACCTCAAAAATCCTCATAGCAGACATCGCAAGCGGATCAAAGAATTG ACTGAAGAAGACATAAGGAGAATTAAAGAGAGAAGAT TGGCATCCTCCATTGAACAGCTCCACTCAAAGAAAGACATTGAGGCAACTGAGGGTCAAGATGCCGCTGAGGAGGAAATCAAGCTATCCCCAGAGGAGAAGGAGTTCCGAGATTACCTGAGGTCTCTGTTTGAGATTGTTTTCATGCTAGGAAAGCAGAACATCCCATTGAAGACCAATGTCCCAGAAGGACTGGAGAGAGATCCCAGTAATTTCCAGGCCTTACTGGAGTACCGCATTAATGCTGGAGATAAGGCTCTGAGGAGACGGTTTGAGGCCACAGCAGTGAATGTGGAGTACCTCTCCACGGCCCAGCAGAGCCAGCTCCTAGACGTCTGTGAGGGCACTGTCAGAGAGGAGATCCTCATGGAGGTGAGAGAGAGTCGCTTCTTCTCACTGGTCACAGGGGACCTGGTGGAGTTCGCTGGGGAGAGACACCTGCCTCTCTTTCTGCGGTTTGTAGATCAGTCCAACACTCTCAGGGAGGAGTTCTTGGACTTTCTGCCGTTCGAGGGGGACGAGGCCTCACTGGTGGAGAGGCTGGAGACTCAAGTGACAGACGGGTGGGGGCTGAGGATGGAGGACTGCCGTGGCCAGGCCCATGTAGCCACCGGCACCTTTGCCACTAAGATGAAAGCTGTGGCAGTCGGACTGATGGGAAAGTACCCCATGGCAATGCACACGCCTTGTTCCACCTGCGCACTGAATATACACCTGGCCAACAGCCTTCCCTTCCCCAGTGTTCAGGTTGTCATGGCAACCCTGAGAAAGATTGGCATCTTCTTTAAGCAGTCTCCATTCTTGCAGGCTGAGCTGGAGAAGGCCATCTCTGTTTACCACCAGGGAAATTATGAGAAGGCAACCGAGCTGAAGGAGGCCTGCAGCTCTAACTGGACAGTGCAGCACAACGTGTTTGAACTGACTGTGGACCTGCTCGAGTCCCTCCTGCTGTGCATGGATTGCATTCGGGACAATGAGAATGTCAAGTTCCCTGACGCTATGACTGGGGACGCCTACTCAATCGCAGAGACCCTGGCTGACTTTGAGTTTATTGTCACCTTGGTCATCCTGAAAAATGCGCTTTCTTTCACACGAGCCTTCGGCAAAAACCTGCAAGGGGAGGCCCTTGATGTGTTCTTCGCTGCCAACAGTCTAACAGCTGTCCTGCACTCTCTGAATGAAGTCTTCGACAACATCGAGGTCTACCATGAGTTTTGGTTTGAGGAGGCTGTGAATTTGGCGGCTACCATGGAGATCCCTGTGAAGGTGCCTCGTCTGTTCCTCCGGAAGCACCGATTGCCCGACACAGACGAGATCCCGCCAGAGACTTACTTCAAGGAGTACGTGACGGTCCCGGTGATCCGCGGCATCATCGATGAAGTGGACGACATCTTCTCCCAGAGCAACCTCAAAGCCCTCAAGTGCCTGTCACTGGTCCCTGCCATCATGGGCCAGATGAAGTTCAACACCTCAGAGGAGAACCATGCAGATGTGTATCGCAAGGACCTCCCCAACCCAGACACGCTGCCCGCTGAGCTGCATTGCTGGAAGATCAAATGGAAGCACCGGAGCAAGGAGGTCCGCCTGCCCTCCACCATCCACGAGACACTTCAGCTGTCGGACGTCAAGTTCTTCCCCAACGTCAACTGCTTCCTGAAGGTCCTGACCACCCTGCCTGTTCTGATGCTGGAGGACAGCGGCAGCTCTGAGACATCCAGGAAACGCCTGCAGACTTATCTCAGTGACACACCTATCAAACACAGGTGCAAGAGTCTAGCCGTGCTCCACATAAACTCTCATGTTAAGCATGACCTGGATGTCATGGTTGACAAATACTGCAGACTGTACCCCGAGGATGAGCCTGAACCCGAGCCTGAGTCTGAGATCAGCACCGTGGTGATGTAG